TCTATTTccattttgttttaattttgattgATTCTGATTTACTCTAtccaattttatttaaacaaattGAATAgctgattattttttttttaaaaaaaagtcagCTGACTTTTGATCAGCACTTAGATTGAAATTGTTATCTTCTAATCAAGTTAATCGGTACGATTTTGTATAAATTCAGtcctataaaaaatattattgcatttataaatataaaaaagcaaaaaaaaaaaaaactatataattttattgatttttcattttagaattcataattaaatttatatcaaaataatatatatatatatcattaacaaataactataatttttaaatgttattttaaatattaatataaaaattatattatgagatattaatttaatagaaataaaattataaaatgcaaATGAAACAATGACTTAAAGTTCAGTGAGCCCGAGACCTGTGCTTAGGAAAATACAGTTTGCGAACTCCAAGGATGCAAATGGGGTGTCTGCTAGTACTCCGATGGCAGCCTTAGTACAGGGCAGATTATAACAGGAAGATAAGGTGAAGAATTCATGGCTTCtggattataaaataaatatgagaacAATGGATAATTAAGTGCTCCCAAAATTTCCTTCTGAAATATGGCTGAAAAATAATCTCACATGAccattttaaaggtttagatgTGCTCCAACATTCAGAATTTGAGTAACTCAACTAAATACTTGGagaaattcaattcaaaatctATCATGATGTTGCAGTGACAACTTTTCAGGATTACTATGGTTCTGTCACAATGAATGGGACTTAATCTCAGCACCGTCCTACAGACTACAGAGGGATTCAAGGAATTTTATATACAGATCTACACAAAATCTCTAGTTGTACTTACCCCAAAAAGGAGATTCAATGTCCCAAAATTGTCGAAGTTGGCTTGAAGCAGATGTATGACAGCTTCCAGGAATCAAAATGAATATATCTTAATTACACTGGTTTCTTTTCTTTATCAGTCCCTTGTTTGGGGTTCTCCTTGAGCAGATTCTGGGTTTCCGTGAACAGTGTTGAGATTCTCTTGGTGACTAGCATTCCCCTCTGAATGCTCAGAACCAGGGAGGAGCCATTGACGAGAGTGTTCAGTTGAAGTCTCAGGACTATCAATAGATCGGACCAAACTCACTGTTGCATGTCTCATACGTTTTGTTGCCAAAGAATCTTGTACTGGAAACCGACAAACTGGACATGTAGATTGTTTTCTTAGCCATACATCAATGCAAGACAGATGAAAGTTGTGACCACATTTGGGCATGATCCGCAACACTTCCTTCTCTTGGTATTCTCCTAAACATATTGAGCACCTGTTGAAAAAGCATCAACCGATTTATGGAAGTTGAAAGCATTAGGACTTCCCTTTATTCATATGTTAGATTAAACGCAAAAAAGCTAACAGAACAACCATTTAATCACAACAGCATGCATAAGTTTTGAACTTCAACCAAGAGGGAACAAACAAAGAACAATAAACAATAGATATACTGCTGAACATCAATCAAATCAGCAGCAGGTGAATGAATAAAAGCTCAGGTAAATGCAAGAAAGAAATAATTCTAAAGTTTCGTTGGTGGGTGCAGAATCCCAAATCAGCAGCTCAGGGCTCAAATTTGTCattagaaaagagaaaaaaaaaattcaagccCTTAAGTAAAGAACACACTATTTTATCAACGTTTGGAGCTTTGACAAATATAACAGGAAATTCACACACATAATTACCTTCATCAATGAGAGAGAGATGGGAGAAGAGGGGGGAAGTTGGGGGATGCACATTTTAAGTAATACAAATGTAGTTCTTCAAAAATACAACAAACTACAGGTGGCAAAACTTACTGCGTATCTTCCACAGCACTAAACGCCTCACGGCTAAACTTCAAGGTGGGAATAGCAGAAACAAGCACCGGTTCAAGGCCACTAATCCGATGTTCTGGCTGCCAGATAAGAATAAAAGTTCAAAACGATTCTGATACTGCATACTGCATTCATAGTTTTGATACCACCAACTTGATAAGCAAAGGAGGCATGTTCTAATTGCCTATTTCACAGATAGAATTGAGGTCAATTAAAATTAGACATACCTAATCTTTATCTTTAATtacctttaatttttattatcttatatATGATAGTATAGGCATTCAAGATCGTAGCTTGAATTTCTTACACACAAACACAATGGAAACACATCATATTCTTTGTCTATTCGGCATTCAACGCCCATTTAGTAATTGGTTTCCTTTCTTTTTATCGGAATGAAGAGCAAACCCGAAAAAGTACCAAAATAATAATTCTGCAAGTTGGTATTTTATCTCTTGAAGTCTCTCTCCAACCCACTAAAGCAATCAATTCAAAACTAAAGAATTGAGCAAGTGACACGGCTGCTTACCAATATTTGGAGACAACCTAAATACCCTACAaagttcaagattttcacaGAGTCTCCACGTGAACAAGACACCAATGAATGTAATTTAAACCAGTCACAGAAAAGTTAGTTTGTGAAAATCACAGGATATCATCCGCAAGGATAACCAGCACAAAAGACAAAATCACATGCACAAATGGCGAAGAACGAAATATACCTGTTCAAGGTCAATATTCCTGGATTCAATCTCGAACATTTGCCTGGATGCGGAAGCTCGAAGCCTCCCACATATTATTCTTGTGCAAACAAAAACAATAAAAGTGGCACTCATCCCAAACCCAATAATAGTAGTGACCAAATTCATCCCTGAACCTAAGATCTGCCAACTATCAAAATTAACAAGTACACACGAGTCCAACCCCCAATTGCAAACCAAGTCAAGGAAAATACCCCAAAGTTCTTCAACAAAAACAAGACAaacaaaaaaaaggaaaattagaaTACCCACGGGCTCGAAAACAATAAAGACGATACTAGACAAGTGAACTAGGGGAGTAGCAAAGACCCAGATCAGGAATCTTCAAGAAATGAGTCAAACGACTATTCTTCAATAGTTCAATGCAAAGATGGAGAAAAACTAAATCACaaagaaggagaaaaaggaGAAAATCGAAAACCCATATAGAATCCTAATCGCTTTCGATGGACTCGAAGTTGATTCAAAGGAAAGGGGGCCATTGAATAGATGGTAGGAAGGAGGGGAGAGTTGTGGAAAGCAAAGAAGCTAGTTCGCTTTCTCTTTACTTGGAATTGCATTGGACTGGGTCCATAGTGAGAGGGACCCAGCTAAATTAAGAAGGTAGATATCAGAATCAGACGGTTGTGATTGAGGCAGGTAGCCTGTTTTGGCGGCGAAAAGGCATGAATGGTAAGTAGTAGATGTACCAAAGATTCTTCTGAATTCTTTTTACATAAAAtgagaaaagagaaagagaatctCCACTCTGCATCTCTCCACTTGTTCATTCTAACATTTATTACCTCTTCCGGATAGGATCAGAGCATCTTATTTCCAATAACTGGGCAACGATGTCGTTTCACGTTCTCGTATACACCTTGTGAATTTGTTTTTAACCCGCAAAAGTAATCATTTTAAATAACACTCACGACATTGTGAAATTAcggttaaataaatatttaaaatttattttttattttcttagttGCTTCTGCCCTAATTTTTAAAGCATATgtgtcctttttttttctctataattAAGTCATAATTGATGGCCATGGATGAGTAGTCCATCTCCAACCAATCAACAAAATCTCCAAAGAAAAAGTTTGGTCCTTTTAAATTATAAGTGGTCTTTTTCAACAATCTAGAGATAGATATGCCTTGATTACAAACGCATTCATCCAAATTCAAACCGACCATTAGAATCTTGTTAAGCTCCACCAAACCTGTGCGGACATGTGGACACAACAGTAACCTAATTGGGAACTAACAATGATGAGCATGAGAAAGAGAATACATCTTATTCTTCCTTTACAAGGGAATAGAAGGCTTGACACGTTGCCGTTTTCTAACAAGAAATCTCTGCCTTGAGGTTTTTAATAAGGTTATTGACCTTTGTTTCCCAGATGTTGACATATTAGTATATTACCCACATCTTCCATGGCACTGTCTACGTGGCAACCTTTGCTTCACATCGCTCTTATAAATTGTTGGTCACTGGACCAAGAAACTAAATCATTGATTGGCAGCTTGAACTCACTGTTTCAAAGAGATAGATGCATTTATAAGATATCTTTATAAAGGATTGGTAAATCTTCTAGTGAAAGCAGCTTAATAATTTAGCATCTAGTTTAAATGAAATGTTTGAGACGCACACGCAcggcaaaaatattttaatgcatCCAAGTCTTAAAAGTCCCTTCACGTCATTGGCGGAGTTAGGGGGCTCGATTGATGCTGCCATGGCCCCCAACTGCAAGTTGGTCTCTGTCTTTGATGAAGCAGACCCACTCAGAACTGGACACTTGAGGTGGCGGCTTAGTATTTGGGCTTTAGTTTTTGTCTGTACGGACAAATTGGAAGTTAATTGTTTTGGGCTAAGCGAGTATATTTCCACTTTTGTTAATGGACTCGTTGCGGCCTAAAAGGAAACAGCTTTGCCGATTTTGGCATGTTAATTTGATTGAATCGAGCTCATTGATGGTTTACAATGTGCAGCTTTTTGAGAAATGAGAAATTACCCGACATCGATATGACCTTGCACTTTCTGAATTGACTTTTTTAACAATACCCAGGTTCTTAATCTCAAGGTCAAACGGCTTCTGAAATAGTTTTTGTATTGTTTGAAAATAGGGTTTTTGGTTTCACGGccaatatgttttattttatagaaaagggattaattcagctttttttaaataaaaaaagaattaatcTAATTCTTTTTGAATTTACTCGCCAGTTTAGAATAGGATGATAACATATTGAAATTTTCGAATAATCGATTCatcgaattttaataaaataaatttaaataattaaaattaaatttaaaataaatttaaatttaaaaataatatagttaaagtttaaattaaattaatttttttaaaaaataaaattgaaaaaataatattaaaaacttttaaatttattcagatatatttaGTATTGATTTGTATTTATTTACTGTACGaatccgtttatataaataattaatttaatataaaaatatattttataataatatttataaatttataaattatttttatttaaaaattaaaatttaaatgtttttttaaaaatattaaatttttaaatgaaaattattaataaaaaatattttttatataaattattaattaaaatatataaaatta
The sequence above is a segment of the Manihot esculenta cultivar AM560-2 chromosome 5, M.esculenta_v8, whole genome shotgun sequence genome. Coding sequences within it:
- the LOC110614560 gene encoding RING-H2 finger protein ATL7, whose protein sequence is MNLVTTIIGFGMSATFIVFVCTRIICGRLRASASRQMFEIESRNIDLEQPEHRISGLEPVLVSAIPTLKFSREAFSAVEDTQCSICLGEYQEKEVLRIMPKCGHNFHLSCIDVWLRKQSTCPVCRFPVQDSLATKRMRHATVSLVRSIDSPETSTEHSRQWLLPGSEHSEGNASHQENLNTVHGNPESAQGEPQTRD